The DNA segment aatataagccacctccaccttcacaataagttactgaccaaaagatattcCTGGACTgcggggcttttgatatcacagtGATCATaagtaagtctctgacattatcgtgcatGTTAAGTGTGCATGGTATGTAAATGAAccaaatactgtgcatgtaaatGAATGCGTTCTATGTTAGTAAATGGGGCGCTAAACTTAGATTTATCGCGCACGTGAGGCTCCCTACTTTAGTGCACtctaactccaaatttagtgcaAAGTGTATCAAATTAAAGGAGATAAATCTTAATGATCTGTAAAACATTGTTCCTaatgatatctgtaaataaaggAATACTAATGTTATTCCTACTTACAAGGATAGTGTAATTGGTCTGAGCATTAATTGCATCCCAGAGTCTTTGCATCTTTTCAGAATCCTAGAATTAAGAAGAAATCAATAAATACCATTACACATTCCTTTTATCAAAttctattgtattgtttttttttacaccatcTTCTGTGTTTTTTCTAAATTTAAGCCACATCAAAAATACAGACCCTTTGAACTTAATATATGTATACAAAACCCTTTTTTTCTCAAACTATGATGTTAAATTATACATCTGTTTTAGTATAGCAccttaaaactgaaacaaaagtgAAATGGAATTGACCAAGAAGAAATACATACTGGTACTGTGGATTTTCCTTCAGTCATTGCTTTAGCAAATACTAATGCTTCATAAGTAGCTGACCGGATGTTATCCACTCTTCCCTCCAGAAAGCGGCGTATGGAAGCACTTTCATAGGTAGGAACTTGCTTGCCGTGGCACCtataagtaaaacaataaagagAAGTCTTACAGTTCTTACAAATGTGTAACAATATGTATTGTGCTCGCTCTTTGGAAGGGGCTTGCCATAAAAAGCCTCGTTAAAATGTTCTTGAAGTTATTTTGTCGTGAGATATTAGGGGAATGGAGGATTAAGAAATGTACTAGTAGTCAGACACCAATTTGTATCCATTTTTAATGTGGCCCTGTTGATTTCCAAATTTGAATCTTGCAAATCCCCTAGTCACTATTAGCACATCTCCCTGAACTCACTaagcccttgggttggatttccACAACTGCCACTATGAAAGCTACTATTGCTTTTGTGAATTCCAGTAACCTGATTGTGAAACACTTTATGAAACTAATTGCAAAGTTATACACAACTTCAGTAATTATTGATTCCTAAATCTGTCTAAATATTATAAAATCAGGCATGGTGCATTAATACTACAAGATAATAACTAAACCAGTGGAGTCAGCTTACCTGTAAAATGCCAGTTGCAGAGCAACTTGGATGTAAGCATCTGGACTCATTCTTTGCTTCTTTATAAATTCTTTGCCATAAACTGTAAACTTCTTTACATTTAGGTCCAGATTCCTCACCAACCTAGAAAATGTACAATcataaagaaaattaaaacaatgtatggtTACTAAATGTCATAATGCTGATCAGTGCATTACTTGCCTTTTGATTCTACATTAAATTCTCAATCTGACAAGTGCACTGAGAATGACAGTTTACAATCGATGCTTTAATTGATTTACTTGTGCAAACAAGATTAATCTGTAGTTTCAGGCTCAAACAGCAGTCATAATGTAAGAAGCTAATGAGAAAGGTTCATAACATACCTTTGTAATTTATCTGCTGAAGAAGCTAACAGCCCCTGAACTTCAGGAGAACATTTCCAACGTAATTTTCTAGGAACAGAAAGTTCGCAAACACTAGCAGCTCTAACAAACTTAGAAGGGCTCCCTTTCCTGTAAAACATAGGCAGGTCACATTTAATCAACATACTATGCTGAGTGGAAACTATTAACAATGCTTTGACTGTTGGATCTAGAAAGTTTTCTGTAATATTGAATGATCGCCAGTGGATTGTGATGATGTTACTCATTTTAAGCACATGATGCAGTATGTAAAAATATCTACTTTTTTCCCGTAAAGCTTTATTTGAAAATAACACCATGTAGCATGCATAACACCttcataaatgttttattaaactgtGTATCCCATGCAAAATACTTCATAAATACGTTGTACATAACGCTGTTAGAACAATCCATTGCAAGTCTTACCATCTTAATGTTACGGATAATCAAAGGCATGCTGTATCTGTCTGCAAAGTGtataaaggtgtttttttaatgtaatttctaACACTTTTTTTGTGAATAGCCTAAAGACATATTAATGATTAAAAGcttgaaataaacaactcagaatgTTTTCATCGATGCAGCTCCTGATGAAAAATGTTGCTTACATGTACTTCAGAAGATGCTCAATGCACTGTACTAGTACAATTCCTTCAAAAGGGGAGTGCTCACAAACAACGCCACAGGTCCCATCCATCCCTATaacaaactaaaagaaaaaatatatagttgtaatcTTACATCCACAGTATGcacttgtaaaaatgtaagtgtcacATGGACAGACAAGTGCCTCCATATAGCCCCAGATTATGATAATCGCAATAATTTACCATATGGACAGATGGGCACCACCATCCATCTCCAGGATAAATACAGTGTGCTGCTGAGCTACATAGAGTAAATTATGCTTTGTCTCCAGCTTTAAAAACATTCTATACTATTGTACTATTATCCTCACCTGCATGGGTTTGTCATACCAGCGGTTCCCACTGTTTTTATCATAGCCCCCTCCATGTAACATCTGCAGAGCTCGATTGGTATCAGTGAGTTCATTCCCACTTGGATCGTCCAAACACACCAGACATAGGCATCGCTCAATCATGTCTAGCGAGTCTCTATTGGTAGAATCTGGAGGAAAAAAAGATTTCACCAAATGTAAGTCATTTAGTACAAACAGATAAATTGTCGAAGATTTTGACATTTATAGCAGCTTAAGATGTTTTACAATATCTGTGAATCAAACATTTGTATTTCAGTTGTATTTTCTCAAAACTGTTTGTCTTTACAGCACACCACCAGTCAATAGAAGATGGATACATGTACTAGTAAATGAGATGCCTTTAGGGTTCAGATGTAAAGAGGCTGTTGGTTTGTACCAAGGAGATAGTATCTAACCTTTCATGATTACTGCCCTGGATTCAGCCCATTCAGTTCTTCCATCTGATGTTAGCAGACCTATGGGTGGAAGGCGTTCTTCTTCATTCTCTGCCATTTTAAGTATTTTCTCTAGCTGAGTGAATAAATCTCTTTCGCTGAGACGTCGGAAGTTTATCACAACATCTAAAACAAAGAACTAGACAAAGAAAAATATCATACAACGATTATACATCATTAATATGAAGTTGCCTCCACTATAAAAAAATCCCAgcttattcaaatgtatttttgtgataGAATACTATTCTGAAATAGATTCTACCTCTGTGCTTTACGCCTGCCATAGTAGATGATATATGAACTAAAGAGTGGAGTGAGTATGAGCAAAGCAAGTGGGTAGTGCAAAACCATCAATTTTATTTTTGAGGAACCACCATAGTGTCTTATAGTCATTGATTTTTTGCATTCAGGCAAAGCACAAATAGCACAGTATCCTAATTAGGGCTCCCAACTAACTCTGCATGAATGAAAATTGAATAACCCAGTGGTCTGCTAAGGAGGAAATGGAAATAAAAATCAGGTAGGCAGCAATGGTTTTGAAACCCCAGATGAAATGCTGGAATTAATCTGACATGCTCTAGCAATATGTTGGTTTTGTTTCTGTTGGAAGCTTTCCAGATAAAACCTGGGAAATGCAATCGAAGACAACTAAGTTAGATGTACTGCTGTACCTACAGAGGGCTTCAGATATCATGGATACACTCACATGTTCTccttcaaagtccatttcatttaTGAACCCTGGGTTTTCCCAGTCCCAATAGACTGAAGCCATGCTGTATTTTCTTGTCAACAACCTGTTCTCTAATATCAAATATAGGCATTGTACTTAAAAGATATTATACATATGCAGCCAGATGTAAGCATTTTTGAATAATATAAGCTGTAAAAACATGTTATAGAGGTAGTTTTAAAACATGCCAAGCTAAACAAAAGCCTTGTGCCAATCCTCCACCTCGAAAACTCTTTTTAACTTCCAGTAAGCAGTAACGTTGAAGCAAGAGGTCTAGTTTATAAGCTAATCGTGTATAAAGGCTTTTGCAGAACCTTAAAGAGATTAGAAGGCAATTAGTTGGTagtgctgaaaaaaaatgaagacatgAAAGTGTTCCTCTGACATGTAAATGTTCTGTCACATCTTGCCTGGTTTCCATCATTGCATTGGTTCTGCTTTGatcattatatttatgttttatttttattttcatgagaGCTTTGTGTCTACTGAGCTGCTCAAAAAAAGACTGAATTATACTCAGTTGAATAGTTAGGTAGGTGGCTTTTCACAGACCTAAATTACTCATTTCATTTTAATGGCAAAATGGGACTGAAACCAAAACTTCCATATAAATgatctattatttgtttatttagcagacgccttcatccaaggcgacttacagagactagggtttgtgaactatgcatcagctgcagagtcacttacaattacgtctcacccgaaagatgtaATTGAaagaggttaagcgacttgcttagggtcacacaatgagtcagtggctgaggtgggatttgaaccggggacctcctggttacaagcctgtttctttaaccactggaccacacagcctcctatctaaaTTGAAGTAGTATAGCCTGAGCTTTAAGTTTGTCTTGTTCTATGCCATGATACATCACAAACAAACACCTTTAAAGGTTGACGTCACCTGCTTGAAAAACCATGCCTTTCTTCACCTGAGTAATGTCAGTTCAAAACAGTGACAATTAAACAGAATTCCCCTCATTAACCTTTTACCTCTGTTGAATGAAAATGCCAATGGGCTAAATGGACACATCAAGTTGGATTTAGTaacttatacagtatattaacataaggcagtacagtatataatggaGTTATAGGACAATGAGCGTCTGCATATTGGGATGTATAGGCTTCATCCTCAGTTCCTCGATATTCCCTCATACACAGATGCTTGCCGTCAAATTATGTTAGTGGCTTCTCCATATGGGTGTTATTATTCACTAACAATCACTTTTTGACCTCTAAAGCGTTTTATACGAAAAGATCCTGACCTGgtttttgcatgctataataatATGTTCTGGCTCTGGCATGACACTGTTCTTCTGGGCTACCAGGGTGTCCTTCTTGTGGCCAGGCAGGCGGAAAGATGAGAACAGTCTGTAGTATTGCTTCATGCAAAGTGGGGTCCCTGCCAGTTGCCCTCGTGCATAATCTATAGGCAGGGCATGTCTGTtaccaaagaaacaaaaaatataataagttATACAAGCTTTCCATCAAAGACGGCAACAAACTCAAAACTCAAAACTCAAAGACCAGGAGAAATTAattcatgaaaaaaatacataagtaCACCTAAGAAAAGAATAAGATATATCTGGGGTTATGGTAAAAGCTTCGCTCTTATGGTTTATCATGTCATCAGAACCCCTCAATAGGGTTACAGCTCTATTATGTATAATATAAGCATCAGAGCTCATTCTTTTGCTTATATATGGATTATTGGCCATAAACTTTAAacttgtaaacattttaaaaaatatttgtatccAAATAAACTGTTATTCCATAAAAAAGAATGATTCTGATTTATGCCAAACAATATGACATTAACACATGgagcatatttaaatacaaataacacaagCAATGTAACTTACGCATCAAGTAAAGCTTTGTAATCTAAAACTCCAGAAATTAGATGAGCAGAAAACCTGTAAAACAAAAGTTTAGGGGAACACTCTCCATTAATTAAATACCGGGAAGTTATTCATGAAATATCTGCATtgtgtactgttaaaaaaatatgatatattcagctgctttctttttttttaaaacaattattggtattcattttccaattttctcccaattttcgAATGTCCAGtca comes from the Acipenser ruthenus chromosome 13, fAciRut3.2 maternal haplotype, whole genome shotgun sequence genome and includes:
- the chata gene encoding choline O-acetyltransferase isoform X1, with the protein product MPVLEKPKQDQEKPKEHKDSYVLPKLPVPPLQKTTDMYLKCMKHLVTEEEFKRTKAIVEKFRAPGGTGEFLQQKLLEKREKTENWVYDYWVEDMYLNNRLPLPVNSSPAIVFPRQNFQDQNDLLRFSAHLISGVLDYKALLDAHALPIDYARGQLAGTPLCMKQYYRLFSSFRLPGHKKDTLVAQKNSVMPEPEHIIIACKNQFFVLDVVINFRRLSERDLFTQLEKILKMAENEEERLPPIGLLTSDGRTEWAESRAVIMKDSTNRDSLDMIERCLCLVCLDDPSGNELTDTNRALQMLHGGGYDKNSGNRWYDKPMQFVIGMDGTCGVVCEHSPFEGIVLVQCIEHLLKYMKGSPSKFVRAASVCELSVPRKLRWKCSPEVQGLLASSADKLQRLVRNLDLNVKKFTVYGKEFIKKQRMSPDAYIQVALQLAFYRCHGKQVPTYESASIRRFLEGRVDNIRSATYEALVFAKAMTEGKSTVPDSEKMQRLWDAINAQTNYTILSITGMAIDNHLLGLREMAHELKMEKPEIFTDETFLISNRFILSTSQVPTTADMICCYGPVVPNGYGACYNPQSDHIIFCISNFRDCKETCSTVFAKILQECLVEMRDLCSKYNMAAKTADKKEGAVKHVKNGSKS
- the chata gene encoding choline O-acetyltransferase isoform X2, with the translated sequence MPVLEKPKQDQEKPKEHKDSYVLPKLPVPPLQKTTDMYLKCMKHLVTEEEFKRTKAIVEKFRAPGGTGEFLQQKLLEKREKTENWVYDYWVEDMYLNNRLPLPVNSSPAIVFPRQNFQDQNDLLRFSAHLISGVLDYKALLDAHALPIDYARGQLAGTPLCMKQYYRLFSSFRLPGHKKDTLVAQKNSVMPEPEHIIIACKNQFFVLDVVINFRRLSERDLFTQLEKILKMAENEEERLPPIGLLTSDGRTEWAESRAVIMKDSTNRDSLDMIERCLCLVCLDDPSGNELTDTNRALQMLHGGGYDKNSGNRWYDKPMQFVIGMDGTCGVVCEHSPFEGIVLVQCIEHLLKYMKGSPSKFVRAASVCELSVPRKLRWKCSPEVQGLLASSADKLQRLVRNLDLNVKKFTVYGKEFIKKQRMSPDAYIQVALQLAFYRCHGKQVPTYESASIRRFLEGRVDNIRSATYEALVFAKAMTEGKSTVPDSEKMQRLWDAINAQTNYTILSITGMAIDNHLLGLREMAHELKMEKPEIFTDETFLISNRFILSTSQVPTTADMICCYGPVVPNGYGACYNPQSDHIIFCISNFRDCKETCSTVFAKILQECLVEMRDLCMGTGPLNST